One genomic segment of Catalinimonas alkaloidigena includes these proteins:
- a CDS encoding alpha/beta hydrolase — translation MKKRIWIPLLIIVVLLIAYLVGPMPPNPTYSEAWPELPSSLTNLEKYIKITEAKHAVREDNQARIIWHNNTPQLSEYSFVYLHGFAGSYRDGYPLNVSVADTFNANIYLSRWAGHGLKPSVALKSFSAEAAWESAKEALAIGQRIGRKVIIMSTSTGGTLALKLASTYPDSVFALINISPNIRDDAFGAFLLNSPWGYEIAHLAALGEHRKVRHEKEIAAQYWDTIYPAEALLNLEVLVTSTMHAETFNKINCPMITLYYYKNFLLEDEHVEVDRYPEVYQALSTPDSLLRLIALGEPETHFIGSAIKSKNWRGAQQEIILFCRRVLGMPVLADSASQAL, via the coding sequence ATGAAAAAAAGAATCTGGATTCCTCTACTCATCATTGTAGTCCTGCTTATAGCTTATCTTGTCGGGCCGATGCCTCCCAACCCTACGTATTCAGAAGCATGGCCGGAATTACCATCCTCTTTAACCAACTTGGAAAAGTATATCAAAATCACTGAAGCCAAGCATGCGGTGCGAGAAGATAACCAGGCCAGAATTATTTGGCATAACAATACACCTCAGCTTAGCGAATATAGCTTTGTCTATCTTCATGGTTTTGCGGGTAGCTATCGTGACGGCTATCCACTTAATGTAAGCGTCGCCGATACTTTTAATGCTAATATTTACCTTTCTCGCTGGGCTGGTCACGGCTTAAAACCATCAGTCGCTTTAAAAAGTTTTTCAGCAGAAGCCGCCTGGGAGTCGGCTAAGGAGGCTCTCGCGATAGGGCAGCGTATTGGACGAAAAGTAATCATTATGAGTACTTCTACCGGAGGCACACTGGCACTGAAGCTGGCTTCCACCTATCCCGATTCAGTATTTGCGCTGATCAATATTTCTCCCAATATTCGGGATGATGCCTTCGGAGCATTTCTGTTGAATTCTCCCTGGGGATATGAAATTGCACATTTAGCAGCCTTGGGAGAGCATCGTAAAGTCAGGCATGAAAAAGAAATTGCTGCGCAATATTGGGACACCATATATCCAGCTGAAGCTTTGCTCAATCTTGAGGTATTAGTGACATCAACTATGCATGCGGAGACGTTCAATAAGATTAATTGTCCGATGATTACCTTATACTACTACAAAAACTTTTTGTTAGAAGATGAACATGTAGAAGTAGACCGGTACCCGGAAGTTTATCAGGCGCTTTCTACTCCCGACTCGCTGCTTAGGCTTATTGCACTCGGGGAGCCGGAAACGCACTTTATAGGCAGTGCCATCAAGTCAAAAAACTGGAGGGGTGCCCAGCAGGAAATCATCTTATTTTGTCGCCGAGTTCTAGGTATGCCTGTTTTGGCAGATTCTGCATCACAAGCTTTATAG